Genomic segment of Desulfovibrio oxyclinae DSM 11498:
GGAATCCGCACAGGCAGGACTCTCATGGCTGACAATTCTCAAAAAACGCGAAGCCTACCGGAGAGCCTTTGCCGGATTTGACCCCAAAACCGTATCCCGATTCAATGAAAGCGACGTCGAACGCCTGATGCAGGATCCCGGCATCGTCAGAAACCGCCAGAAAATCGAAGCCGCCATCAACAATGCAAAAGCCTTTCTTGAAATCCAAAAGGAATTCGGAACCTTCTGCAACTACATCTGGGGATTCGTTGACGGAAACCCAATCCAGAACAATTTCAAGAAAATGGAAGACGTGCCCGCAGAAACCGAACTCTCAAGGACTATCGCCAAAGATCTCAAAAAAAGAGGCTTCAAATTCCTCGGCCCGGTCACCGTCTACGCCCACATGCAAGCAACAGGCATCGTCAACGACCACCTCGTGCACTGCCAACGCTACGCAGAAGTGGCCGGATATACGCTTAATCTGCCCTGATGGGGAATGATGCCTCCGGCGGGCCCTTCAGGCGGACCCTTTCAGGGGGACCAAAGGGGCGGGCCCCCTTTGGAATCCCTAGGTTGTCAGCGGGGTTGCAGTTGTTGGGTCCATGCGGCCGCACAACCCCCGTCCCAACTGCTACCCCGCTGACGGGGAGTTGGATTCTGTGCGTCTTGGCTGACGAGCTTCTGTAGCAGGAGTATGTCAAGGAGAGCTTCCTCAACTCTTAGGTTTCTCACCAGAACTCCCCACTATTCTTGCTTTCCTGTCAACTCAACAACCGCCATCAGCCGCCTGCCAAGCCGCCTAAGAATTGTCGCTTTCGGAAAGCCGGGTGCGGCTTGGCAACACAAAGGTTTTTGGGAGATTCTTAAGAACCCTTTTGCAAAAGGGTTCTTAAGCCGCCGGAGGCACCATCTCTAATCTCCTGCTTCAGGTAAAGAATTCGCCCCGTCTTCTTCTGCCTACACCATGAGCAGCCATGCGCCGACGAGCATGATGGCGGCGGCCACGAGCCGTTTGCTTATCTGTTCGCCGAAAGCTTTTCTGGCGAGCACCAGAGTGACGAGAACGCTGAGCATGGAGGCCGGTTCGGCTATGCTGACGTCGATTCGGGTCATGGCCACGAGCAGGAAGAGGTAGGAGTAGCCGTTGATGCCGCCAGCTATCGTGGCGGCTACCGGACGTTTTTTCATAAGCGTGACTATGTCGCCCGTGCGTCTGCGAACAAGCAGAGCGATGAGGACATACATCGCGATGACGGAATACAGGACGAAACAGTAGGCGATGGGATCAATGTTGAGCCTGGCGGCGGAAACGACATGGGCATCCACGACCCGGCCGCAGGCGATGAGCAGCGATGCAAGGACCATGAACCGACAGGCCGGATCGGTCAGAATGGCCTTGACGGATTTCAGAAAGCTGCCTTGGGGATTGAGGTGCGAGGCACCGTAGACAAGCAGTGACAGACCGCCTAGCTTGGTGATCGTGAGCGGCTCGCCGAGAAAGAGGAAGGCGAGCAACGCCAAAAAAAGCACGTTGGAATTATAGAGCGGGCTCACGAGCGAGGCTTCGCCCATGGAGAGTGAATGGACATAGCAGGTGAAGGCCGCAGCGTAGAAAATACCTGCGCCGAAGCTGACGGTCATGGCCTTCCATTGCTCGGGGGGCAGGTTCCATGGCACGAAGGGCAGCAGCAGGACGGCCCCCAGGGCAAAAAAGAGGAACGTGGGCGCGAACGGGTCCACGTTCGTGCCGAGCCGTTTGACCACGATTCGTTCGAATCCGAGCAGGATGATGCGTGCAGCGAGGGCCAGAACAGGCAGCGCGCCATATGAGGTAAACCAGTCCATCGCCGGCAAATACGCCTCTTTGCTGGCGCTGGCAACAAGGTATTGCAGGGGTTTGTGTATGAAGATTGAAGCACCGCTGGTTCCGGATGCGACCTATGTTTCCGAGTTGCGAGCTCTCGGTGACATGCTGGACAGCGTTCATTTCGCGCTGCCCGGACTGGGCGCTTTTGATGCCCGCCAACACGCAAAAGGTGACCGAAAAGATATTCTGGACGCTCTGCAAGACCTGCCGGGAGTGCCCCGATACCTGTTGCTGAACGGTAGAATGCTGCCGCCGGAGCGTTACCTTGACCGTCATGCCATGCGCGAGCTGGCGCAGGAGCTGGACACCCTTCGGACCGAAGCGGGCCTTGTTGGAATCGTGGTTGCAGATTTTCATCTCCTGCGGGCACTTGGCGCGGCCGCGCCCGGAATCTGCTCCAAACTGGAGGCGGTGCCCAGCGTCAATGCCATGATAGATTCTCCGGCCCGCCTGAACGCCGTTCTGAACGCGGTGAAGGGCAGCGGTTTCGCCATGCCGTCGCGCGTGATACTGGACCGTTCGCTCAACCGCGATTTCACGATGCTGGAACGCACCTCGAAAGCGGCCAGAAAGCGTCTGCCCGGCGCGGAAATTGTGCTTCTGGCAAATGAAGGCTGCCTGCCGCAGTGTCCCTACAAGGGCGCGCACAACGCGCATGTGGCCATGGTGAATCTGGGGCTTTGCGAGGAGCGGACCCATGAGGCCAACCGGGAATTTGCCTGTCTGAAAGCCTTTGTGAACAATCCCGCCATGCTGCTGGCATCGCCATACATCAGGCCGGAGGACGCCGCTCATTACGAAGGGGTGGCTGATGTGCTGAAGGTATGCGGCCGCACTCGCGGTCCTGAGTTCCTGCGTCGAGTGGTTCGTGGATACGTGGACGAACAGTGGGACGGCAATCTGCTGGAGATGCTTGATGCCGTTGGTGACGCATCGCACCTGCTACACGTGGAGAATAAATCTCTTCCAAGTGATTTTCTCAATAAAATGAATGGTTGCGATCAGGACTGCGACCGTTGCGGAGCCTGCACCCCGTTTCTGGAGCGCGCTTTCCGGCGTCTGCCGGTCAGACTGTAATTTTCAGCGGTTCCCTTGCGCGGCAAGCTGGGGTACACTCCGCCGTCAAACAAGGAGCAAGTCATGAAAAAATCTCTGGGAGCCAAACCCTTTGCACTGCCCGCTCCGGTCTGGACCGTGGGCGCATACGACCTCGACGGGAAACCCAACGCCATGATCGCGGCATGGGGCGGCATCTGCTGTTCCGACCCGGCAAGCGTCTGCGTGGCCATTCGCGAAAGCCGTCACACCTATCCCGGCATCATCGAGCGTGGCGCGTTCACCGTGAGCGTTTGCAGTCAGGATCAGGCCGAACAGGCCGACTACCTCGGCATCGCCTCCGGCAAGGATGTGGACAAGTTTGCCAAGACCGGCCTGACCCCGGTTCGCGGTGAATTCGTCGATGCCCCGTATGTTCAGGAGTTCCCGGCCGTCATCGAGTGCGAGCTTACCGAGAAGGTCAACCTCGGCATGCATATGCTGCTGGTGGGCAAAATCCGCGACGTCAAAGTGGATGACGACAAACTGCTGGACGGCAAATTCCCGGATATCGAAAAAATCCGTCCGCTCGTGTTCACCCCGGGCGCACGCACCTATCACGGCGTTGGCGAACTTGCGGGCAAAGCCTTCGAGTGCGGCCTGAAGTACAAGTAATGCGCAGGGTCATGACCGCCTTCATGGCGTTTTTCCTTCTCTCGTTGCCGAACGCGGTCCTTGCCGACGGCTTTGCTGAAAAGCTGCGCGCCGGCACCTTCGTGCTGCACACCGAAAATGACAAATTCGGCGGCGGAACCGACGAGTTTTACACCAACGGCGTTCAGGCCACGTGGGTCTCCCCGGTGCTGGAAAGCTGGGAAGACGCCGATGTTCACGCCAGCATCGAGATGCTCGCAGGCAGCCTGCCCCTGATCAATGACGAGCGGAAACACTCCATTTCCTTCGGCATCGGGCATACCATCTTTACGCCCGTGGACACCCAGACCACAGAGCCGCAGCCTGATGACCGCCCATACGCGGGCTGGCTCTATGGCACGCTCGGCCTGCACGCAAAAAACAGCAAGCGCCTGGATGTCTTCGAGCTGACACTCGGCATAGTCGGCCCGTCCGCTCTCGGCGAGCAGGTGCAAAACGACTATCACAGGCTCATCGGAGTGGACGAAGCAAACGGCTGGGAACACCAACTACACGACGAACCCGGCCTGATGCTCACCTGGGAACGCAACTGGCGGCTGTTTCCGGACAAGGATCCCGCCCGGACCGGCGGTTGGGGCTTCGACGCCACACCGCACTTCGGCGCAACCGTCGGCAATGTGAAAACCTACGTCAATGCAGGCGGGGAAGTCCGCTTCGGCTACAACCTGCCAGCCGACTTCGGCACATCCTTCATCGGCCCCGCCGACGGCGTCAACGCTCCCATAGACGGACTCGAAGACAGCCGCCCCGGCTTTCACGTCTTCGGAGGTCTCGAAGGCAAAGCCGTGGCACGCGATATCTTCCTTGACGGCAACACATGGCGAGACAGTCCGAGCGTGGCAAAACGACCCTTCGTCGGAGACGCCTATTTCGGCCTGTCCGTCCGCCCCTCAAGCCACTTCGCCGTCACCTACACGCAAGTGGTGCGCAGCAAGGAATTCTACGGCCAGACACACCCCCACGTGTTCGGATCCCTTTCCCTGAGCTTTAATTTCTAGGATGTATTGGGACTGCACCTGAGTGGCTCACCGAAGGCAAAAAACCATTACTGGAACGTGCCCATCGGCATAACGCTTGAGATAATCAGGCGGAAGCGGCCATTACGGCGTTGCCGAGTTCAGGGGCCTGCGGGTTGACGTAGGTGACGTCAAGGGAGCGGCTGAAGTCGAACTCGGGGCTCAGGTTGGTGACGTAGTTGACTTCCGACTCCTTGACCGTCTTGTCGGTGGAAAGGTCCTTGGTCTCGAAAGTGTATTCGGTGTTGTAGTTGTCGGTGTTCTCGACGTTGTTGACGACGCTTCTGGAGTTGTCCTCGTTGTAAGTGCGGTCGTTCTGTTCCACGTTGTAGGTCACCGAATTGTCCGGGCTGTTCTGGACGTTTCGGGTCTCGACGTACTTGGTGTTCGAGGCGTCGATGTTCTTCTCTTCGTTGTTCTCGACCTTGCTGGTGCGGTGGTTGTCCACGTCGTTCACGAAATTCTTTTCGTTATTGTATTCAGCGGAGGTTTCGTAGCTGATGGTGGACGTGTTCTCGTTCTCCGTGACCTGCTTCACTTCCGTCCGGTTGTTTTCGACGTTCTCCTGTGAGAGGTCCATGTTGACTTCGGTGGAGCGGTCCACGTCCTGCTGGGAGTTGCGGACATTCTCCGTCTGCAGGGTGCGCTCCGTGCTGAAGTCGGGATTGAACTCCCGCACCTGCCGCACATCCCGTGAGTTGTCGATGGTGACGGTGGAGCTTCTGTCCTGCTCGAAATTGTTGGACGTGCTGAAGTCGTAATAGGCGCCCTTCTTGGCCTCGTCCTTGGACATGGCGGCCTCGCCCTTGTTGGGGTCGATCATGAGCGACGCTTCGTAGCCGTCGCCCGTGGGAATCCACATGGGGTCGAAGTCCACGGGCTCCCAGCCCTTTTCCTCGAACAGGCGAAGAGTGTTCTTGGCAGGCCAGTTCATGGAGTGACCAATGCCCGGCCCGTGCCAGTTGGTCTGGTTGTGGGGCATGACATATCCACTGGGAGAGACCGGGGTGAAGCCGGAGGGCGTGGGCGCGGCGCCGATGCCCATGGGAGGCGCGGTGATGACATGTCCGGCGGCGATTACGGGGGATATGCCCACAGGCGGGAAGGTGACCGACTGGGACGATCCCGCCCCCTGATCCATAACGACTCTGCCGGGACCGGAGCCCATGGGCGGAGCGGGAACACCGGGTGTGGCCAGTGTGGTTCTGCCGCCCTCAGTGGTCATGATGGGCTGTCCGGGGCCAGCGCTGAAAGATTCCATCTTGCCGCCGCCAGTGGACGGAGAAGGGTTGACGCTGCCGGTCATCTGAGCGGATGCCGAGGTGCCGCCTCCTGTGGATGAGCCGCCACCTCCACCGGCGCCGCCGGTTACGGAAACGCCCGTGCTACCAGCGCCGCCGACCTGTGCGGTGCCGCCTGAACCGCCGGATGCCGACCCGCCGCCCGTGCCGCCGGCAATGGCGGTGGAGTCGCCCGCAGTGACAGGCGCGTAGGGGATGCGGGCCTGAGACGTGTCGATGGGGACCATGGCCGCACGCGTGTCAATGGGGACGTAACCCGGCTCGCCGGTGATGACGCGACCAGCCGGTCCGGCCTGAAAGCTCCCGGCCGGTCCTGCCTGCACCTGACCTGGAGGTCCGGCGACGATGAAATCGGTAACGCCCTGCATGGACATGGTCTTTTCTCCCCCTTTCCCGACACCCCGCCGCAAGGCGCGATGACAGGTCTAGGAGCCAACGTTACACCGGGCTTTTCCATACCGTCAAGGCCCGGTTTGCAACGCTTTTGAAAGAATAACGCCCCATACCGGGGTGGTGCGGGGCGTTGTGGTTCGGGAATCGTTCTCGTTTACGGCGGCTTACTTCGTTTCCATGGAAGCGATGAATGCGTCGGCTTCGGCGATGGATTTTTCCATGTCCTTAATGAGCCTGTCCACGTCGGCACGGATGGAAGCGAGTTCCCCTTCGAGGGAGGCGATGGCCTTGGCATTGAGGTTGTGCTTGAGGTAGAGCACCTGATCCTTGAACGCGGCCAGCACCGGATCCATGCGGGAGGATGCCCGCTTCATGGCGGCCAGCAGTTCGCGGTAGCGGGACTGGGTGGCGTCGTACTGGCTGCGGCTCTGCCTGCGCAGCTTGGCGCTGGTGTACTGCTTGAGTTCCGCACGCCACTCCTCGAACAGGGCTTCCGCGACGTTCTCGACGGATTCGATGCGGTCGCGTACTTCCTCGGCCGCTTCTTCGGACGCTTCGTATTCGGCGTTTAGCACTTCGTATTTCTGTTCCAGCTCGCCGCCGTCCACGGCGACCACGGATTTGAAGCGGTCCAGCGCGGTGGCGAACTGTTCCTTGGCTTCGGTGTTGGCTTCGCGAGCCTCTCCCACGCGGTCCACGAGGATCTCGCGCTTGTGGTAGCCGACCTGTTCCATTGCCGAATAGTAGGTCTTCTGGCACCCGGCCAGCACGGCCACGGCGGTCAGGGCGAGTAGTATGCGTACGGCGTATCTCATGGGTTCTCCTCGGGATGAGTCATGTGGGATAATGGTCCGGTTCGTGTCGTCTTCATAGCGCAACCGCGACCTCGGAGCAAGATTTGCCCACGGCAGGGCCGATGTGTATAGTCCGCCCGGAACGAACAACCCGAACCACCCAATCATCATGCGCACCATAGAATCACTCCGCTACGTGGCCATCGACTTCGAAACCGCGGACGCCAAGCGCGACAGCGCCTGTTCCGTGGGACTCGTGGCCGTCGAGGGCGGAGAAATAGTGGACAAATCGTACCGGCTGATCCGGCCGCCCCGGCGCAAGTTCAATCCCTACTGCCAGGCCATTCACGGACTGAGTTGGGAGGACGTGCGCGATGAGGCCGATTTCGGTCAGGCATGGCCCGAGTTGACCCCGATGCTGGAGGGCGCGGACTTCATCTGCGCCCACAACGCGCCGTTCGACCGGTCGGTGCTGGAAGCCTGCTGCCGCCTGTTCGAGCTGGATATGCCGCTACAGCCCTTCATGTGCACCGTGCAGCTTGCGCGCCGCACGTGGGAGCTGCCGAAAAACAAGCTGCCCAAGGTCTGCGAGCATCTGGGCATCCAGCTCGACCACCACAACGCGCTCTCGGACGCAGAGGCCTGCGCCCGGATTGCCGCCATCGGTTTGACCGAGAATCCGGATTTCCTGAAACGGATCATCTGACGCAAACGACTTTCTCAGGAAAAAGCGGGTCCGGGGCATTGCCTCGGGCCCGTTTTTGCTGCACTACGTTTCCACACCAAGGTGGCCGAGAGCCGCGCCTTCAACAACCGAAAACCGAGACCGCAATGAACTTTTTTACCGACAATCCAAACATGCTGTACCTTCTGCTCGTCAGCGTGTTCGGGATACTCTTTCTCTTCTGGCTGCACCTTCGCATCACCCGGTTCAAGTCGCTTCGCATCAAGCGCGCCAGGAATCTGGACATCGAGCAGGTGGGCGCCTTTCCGGTGGAGGATCTTTCCCGCAAGGAGATCCGCAAGCAGCAGAAAGCTCTGACCGAGGGCGTGGCCCAGCGGTTCACCATCATCAGCCGCACCATCTACCTCACCTTGGGAATCATCTGGCTGTTCGCCATGACGTTCCCCTTCATGAACGGACTCTCCGGCACATACGTTTCCATCGTCATCACCGCGGTAACGGTGGTGGTCGGTATCGCGGCCAGACCATTTGTGGAAAACCTCTTTTCCGGCATCGTCATTTCGTTCTCCAACCAATTGCGCGTCGGTGATACGCTGGTCATCGACGACCAGTACGGTTCGGTGGAAGACATCTCCATCACCCACACCAAGGTTAAGACGTGGGAATCCAAACGGTACATCATCCCCAACAGCAGGATGCTGACCAAGGAATTCATCAACCTGACCATCAACGAGATGAGCATCTGGGCCACCATGGAGTTCCGGGTGTCCTACGAGGCGGATATCGACAGGGTCACCGAGATCGCCGAAGCCATCGGGGCCGAGCTTTCGCCGGAAGACGCGCCCGAGAAGCCCTTCTTCTGGATTCGCAACATGGAGCGCGACTGTTACCTCTGCGCCCTCACGGTCTGGGCGGATACCCCCTCCACCGCATGGACCCGGCGGAGCGAAATCGGCATCATGCTGGTCCGTGCTTTCCGTCAGGAAGGCATCAGGACCAACGTCAGCAACCTTTCCATGCCGGAAGGGTTCCGAAGCTAGGCCCAACCGATACATGATCATCAAGGCGGCTCGTCCCAAGAGGGGCGGGCCGCCTTTTTTGTTGCGAAGGTTCAGAGGCAAGGAGCTTTTGAACAATCTATTTTCAGTTATTTCAGGTGATAAAGATTTCTATGAACATAACGAACAGGCCGTGAAGCTCTGTTCGTTATGTAGGTAACATGTTGAATTAATATGACAATAGCTTGAAGGTTGGCGTGGGCCCGAATAGCGCTTCATGTTGGGCATTATAACGGTGTCGTGTTGCGCGCGGTCGAAAAAATGCGTTACCGTCACAATGCTGTTCAATGTGAACTCAAACCAAAGCGAGGAAAATCTATGCGTTACAGTAAGAACATGCTTTCTGCGGCAATGGCGGTATGCTTTGTCATGGTCCTTGCCATGGCATCCACGGTACGGGCGCACTGCGAGGTGCCTTGCGGCATCTATGATGACCACATGCGCATCCACATGATCGAGGAGGACCTGACCACCATCGAAAAATCCATGAACAGCATCATGGAGCTGCGCAAGGAATCCCCGGTCAACTACAACCAGCTCGTACGCTGGATCAACAACAAGGAACATCACGCCCAGAGGATTCAGGACCGTGTGAGCACCTACTTCCTGGCCCAGCGGATCAAGGCGGACCAGCCGGAGTACGGCAAGCGGCTGGAGCTGCTTCACGGCCTCATCACCGGTGCCATGAAGTGCAAGCAGAACGTGGACCTGAAGTACGTGCAGCAGATGCGCAAGACCCTGAAGGAATTCGAGACCCTCTACTTTGCCGAATAGCCTCTCGCGGAGAGGGAATACAAAAGGACCCTGCCTGAGCGGGGTCCTTTTGTATTGATCCTGAGAGGATGCGTTAATATGCGATGATGGCGCAGCCCTGTAGCGCTTATTTCAGGGCCTCACGGCTGCCGTCCTTCATCCATAACGTCACGGCAAAGGCCATGAGTCCTGCTGTGGCGAGCAGGGCAGCCGGAGCCACGGAGCTGCCGGTCATTTCGATGAGCGAGGTGGCCAGCATGGGGGTGGCGCCGCCCACCACTCCCAGCCCTATGTTGTAGGCAACGGAGTACCCGGAAAGCCTGTCGCAGGCCGGGAACAACTCCACGAACATGGCGGGAGCCGACCCCAGCGGCACGGCCACGAGCATCGCCAGCAGAAACTGTACGGCGATGGCTCCGTAGAGTCCGTCGTTGGCAAGCCAGACGTACAGGGGGACGGCGCAGAGCATCAGCAGGAACATGGTCATGCTGATAAGCCGTGTGCGCCGGATCAGCCTGTCTCCGAGCCAGCCTGAAACCGGAATGAGGGCAAGCAGAAGAGCGGTTCCGGCAGTATTGATCTGCAGGGCCAGCTCACGTTCCATGCCCGTTTCCCGATGCAGCCATTCCGGGAAATAGACCAGCGGAATGTAGAACAGGATGCCGTAGGCCGAAGCAAAGAGGATGGCCTGAATCATCTGTTTGCGGTTGGTTGTGAACGCTTCCAGTAGCGGCGAGGTTTCGTCGCGTTCTTCATGATGGTTCTGGAAGTGGTCTGACTGGGGCAGTCTGCGTCGCAGAAGAATTGCGAGACCGCCGATGATGCCGCCGAGCAGAAACGGGATGCGCCAGCCCCAGCTGTGCACGAAATCGGAAGGGAATAGGTTCGTCAGCGCGGCGGCGGCCCCGGATCCGAGAAGCATCCCGGCCATGCTGCCCGTGTTGGCCCAGCTTCCGGCCAGCCCGCGCCCGTCATCGGATGCGGTCTCCACCAGATAGGTCACGGAGCTGCTGAATTCACCGCCCACGGACAGTCCCTGCACCATGCGGATGATCACCAGCAGCACCGGAGCCCAGAGTCCGATGGTGTCGTAGGTAGGCAGGCAGCCCAGCAGCACTGTCGGCAGCACCATCATGATGACGGAGATCATCATGGTCCGACTGCGGCCAAGGGTGTCCCCCATCCAGCCGAGAATACCGGATCCGAGTGGTCTCATGAAGAAACCCGCCGCAAAGATACCGTAGGTGGCGATCAGCCCTGCCGTGTCGCTCTGTTGCGGAAAGAAGAGGGTGGAAATAATGCCTGCCATGTAACCGTACAAGGCGAAGTCGTACCATTCCACGACGTTGCCGATGAATCCGGCCAGAAGGGCCGTATGGCGTTTGCTTATGCTCATTGCTGCGTACTCTCTTGTCGCAAGTCATTTCTCTATCGGCACGGGTCATAGCACTTGCGAAAGGCTGGCTCAACACGTCCGGGTGATTTCCATGGCCTCTGTCACCTTCCATCGGGCTGTCCATTTTCTTCCGGTGCTGGTATGCTGGGAGCATGTGTCCAGAATTCGCCCCTGTTCCGGTGAGTTCGCAAACCGATGAAGTGAGGCAACCATGCGATATCTTTTCGTCATTATGCTCATCCTGTCCCTGTCGGTCCCGGCAGGGGCCGCGCCGTTCATGTCTCCGGACGAGGTGCCGGAAATAGCGAACGTGAAAAAAACGGTGCTGGTCAAAGGGCTCTCCCATCCATGGGGCATGGCACGGCTCCCCGAAGGCGGCATTCTCATAACGGAGCGTCCGGGACGCGTGCAGCTGTATCAGGGCGGCGAGGTGAAAAGCGTCCCCGGAGCGCCCGAGACCTTTGCGGAAGGACAGGGCGGCCTGCTCGACATCGCCCTGCACCCGGACTTCGCCTCGAACCGTCTTGTCTATTTCAGCATGTCCATAGGCACGGAGAAGGCCAACCGCACCGCCTTGTCACGCGCCAGATTTGATGGAGAGCGTTTTACGGACGTGCAGGAGCTTTTCCGCGTCACCCAGACCAAGCCCGATACACAGCACTTCGGCTCGCGTCTGGTGTGG
This window contains:
- a CDS encoding DNA-3-methyladenine glycosylase I codes for the protein MARNDQPRRCDWALQSEEERIYHDKEWGMPVFDDAHQFEFLVLESAQAGLSWLTILKKREAYRRAFAGFDPKTVSRFNESDVERLMQDPGIVRNRQKIEAAINNAKAFLEIQKEFGTFCNYIWGFVDGNPIQNNFKKMEDVPAETELSRTIAKDLKKRGFKFLGPVTVYAHMQATGIVNDHLVHCQRYAEVAGYTLNLP
- a CDS encoding EamA family transporter, with amino-acid sequence MDWFTSYGALPVLALAARIILLGFERIVVKRLGTNVDPFAPTFLFFALGAVLLLPFVPWNLPPEQWKAMTVSFGAGIFYAAAFTCYVHSLSMGEASLVSPLYNSNVLFLALLAFLFLGEPLTITKLGGLSLLVYGASHLNPQGSFLKSVKAILTDPACRFMVLASLLIACGRVVDAHVVSAARLNIDPIAYCFVLYSVIAMYVLIALLVRRRTGDIVTLMKKRPVAATIAGGINGYSYLFLLVAMTRIDVSIAEPASMLSVLVTLVLARKAFGEQISKRLVAAAIMLVGAWLLMV
- a CDS encoding flavin reductase family protein — translated: MKKSLGAKPFALPAPVWTVGAYDLDGKPNAMIAAWGGICCSDPASVCVAIRESRHTYPGIIERGAFTVSVCSQDQAEQADYLGIASGKDVDKFAKTGLTPVRGEFVDAPYVQEFPAVIECELTEKVNLGMHMLLVGKIRDVKVDDDKLLDGKFPDIEKIRPLVFTPGARTYHGVGELAGKAFECGLKYK
- a CDS encoding lipid A deacylase LpxR family protein, which gives rise to MRRVMTAFMAFFLLSLPNAVLADGFAEKLRAGTFVLHTENDKFGGGTDEFYTNGVQATWVSPVLESWEDADVHASIEMLAGSLPLINDERKHSISFGIGHTIFTPVDTQTTEPQPDDRPYAGWLYGTLGLHAKNSKRLDVFELTLGIVGPSALGEQVQNDYHRLIGVDEANGWEHQLHDEPGLMLTWERNWRLFPDKDPARTGGWGFDATPHFGATVGNVKTYVNAGGEVRFGYNLPADFGTSFIGPADGVNAPIDGLEDSRPGFHVFGGLEGKAVARDIFLDGNTWRDSPSVAKRPFVGDAYFGLSVRPSSHFAVTYTQVVRSKEFYGQTHPHVFGSLSLSFNF
- a CDS encoding DUF2959 domain-containing protein, producing MRYAVRILLALTAVAVLAGCQKTYYSAMEQVGYHKREILVDRVGEAREANTEAKEQFATALDRFKSVVAVDGGELEQKYEVLNAEYEASEEAAEEVRDRIESVENVAEALFEEWRAELKQYTSAKLRRQSRSQYDATQSRYRELLAAMKRASSRMDPVLAAFKDQVLYLKHNLNAKAIASLEGELASIRADVDRLIKDMEKSIAEADAFIASMETK
- a CDS encoding 3'-5' exonuclease, which codes for MRTIESLRYVAIDFETADAKRDSACSVGLVAVEGGEIVDKSYRLIRPPRRKFNPYCQAIHGLSWEDVRDEADFGQAWPELTPMLEGADFICAHNAPFDRSVLEACCRLFELDMPLQPFMCTVQLARRTWELPKNKLPKVCEHLGIQLDHHNALSDAEACARIAAIGLTENPDFLKRII
- a CDS encoding mechanosensitive ion channel family protein, whose product is MNFFTDNPNMLYLLLVSVFGILFLFWLHLRITRFKSLRIKRARNLDIEQVGAFPVEDLSRKEIRKQQKALTEGVAQRFTIISRTIYLTLGIIWLFAMTFPFMNGLSGTYVSIVITAVTVVVGIAARPFVENLFSGIVISFSNQLRVGDTLVIDDQYGSVEDISITHTKVKTWESKRYIIPNSRMLTKEFINLTINEMSIWATMEFRVSYEADIDRVTEIAEAIGAELSPEDAPEKPFFWIRNMERDCYLCALTVWADTPSTAWTRRSEIGIMLVRAFRQEGIRTNVSNLSMPEGFRS
- a CDS encoding superoxide dismutase [Ni] — encoded protein: MRYSKNMLSAAMAVCFVMVLAMASTVRAHCEVPCGIYDDHMRIHMIEEDLTTIEKSMNSIMELRKESPVNYNQLVRWINNKEHHAQRIQDRVSTYFLAQRIKADQPEYGKRLELLHGLITGAMKCKQNVDLKYVQQMRKTLKEFETLYFAE
- a CDS encoding MFS transporter, whose translation is MSISKRHTALLAGFIGNVVEWYDFALYGYMAGIISTLFFPQQSDTAGLIATYGIFAAGFFMRPLGSGILGWMGDTLGRSRTMMISVIMMVLPTVLLGCLPTYDTIGLWAPVLLVIIRMVQGLSVGGEFSSSVTYLVETASDDGRGLAGSWANTGSMAGMLLGSGAAAALTNLFPSDFVHSWGWRIPFLLGGIIGGLAILLRRRLPQSDHFQNHHEERDETSPLLEAFTTNRKQMIQAILFASAYGILFYIPLVYFPEWLHRETGMERELALQINTAGTALLLALIPVSGWLGDRLIRRTRLISMTMFLLMLCAVPLYVWLANDGLYGAIAVQFLLAMLVAVPLGSAPAMFVELFPACDRLSGYSVAYNIGLGVVGGATPMLATSLIEMTGSSVAPAALLATAGLMAFAVTLWMKDGSREALK